One Thermotoga sp. genomic window, CCTTCCATCTATATAACAAGCTACATTGCTTTTCTTGAGATGGAAAAAAGGAACATCCTTCCGGATGCTGTGGCGGGCCACAGTCTGGGAGAGTACACCGCACTGGCGGTGGCAGGTGTGTACGATTTTGAGACGGGGCTTTATCTTGTGAGAAAAAGAGGGGAATATATGTCGAAGGCACTGGAGCCTGGGAAGGGAACCATGGCAGCCGTCATAGGGCTTGATATCGAGCAAATAGAAGAAGTGGTGAACTCGATAGATGGGGTGTACATAGCAAACTACAACTCGCACGATCAGGTGGTGATCAGTGGACTGAAAAATTCCGTTGAGAAGGCAATGAACATCTTGAAAGAAAAAGGTGCACGCCGGATCGTGGAGCTGATGGTTTCCAGTCCCTTCCACACACCC contains:
- a CDS encoding ACP S-malonyltransferase, which translates into the protein MRAFVFPGQGSQYSGMAEDFSVYESSKDIFERAKKVLGFDITEIMNGDEETLKLTENAQPSIYITSYIAFLEMEKRNILPDAVAGHSLGEYTALAVAGVYDFETGLYLVRKRGEYMSKALEPGKGTMAAVIGLDIEQIEEVVNSIDGVYIANYNSHDQVVISGLKNSVEKAMNILKEKGARRIVELMVSSPFHTP